A portion of the Cervus canadensis isolate Bull #8, Minnesota chromosome 26, ASM1932006v1, whole genome shotgun sequence genome contains these proteins:
- the LOC122428226 gene encoding MORF4 family-associated protein 1 yields MRPLDIVELAEPEEVEVLEPEEDFEQFLLPVINEMREDIAALSREHGRAYLRNRSKLWEMDNMLIQIKTQVEASEESALNHLQNPDDGVEGRGTKRCEKAEEKAKEIAKMAEMLVELVRRIEKSESS; encoded by the coding sequence ATGCGGCCCTTGGACATCGTGGAGCTGGCGGAGCCGGAGGAGGTGGAGGTGCTGGAGCCTGAGGAGGACTTCGAACAGTTCCTGCTGCCGGTCATCAACGAGATGCGCGAGGACATCGCGGCGCTGTCCCGCGAGCACGGGCGGGCCTACCTGCGGAACCggagcaagctgtgggagatggACAATATGCTCATCCAGATAAAGACGCAGGTGGAGGCCTCGGAGGAGAGCGCGCTCAACCATCTGCAGAATCCGGACGACGGAGTCGAGGGCCGGGGGACCAAAAGGTGCGAGAAGGCGGAGGAGAAGGCCAAGGAGATCGCGAAGATGGCAGAGATGCTGGTGGAGCTGGTGCGGCGGATAGAGAAGAGCGAGTCGTCCTGA